The DNA window TCCACCGCTACGGCCGACAGCGTGGCTCTGAACCCGGTGCTGTGGGGAACGACACAAAAGTCGACCACCTGGGCAGAAGAGCTGCTGGGGCAGGTCGTCACTTATCAGACCCTCACCGAGAAAGGGATCATTTCTGGAAATTTCAAACCATATCTCGAACAGATGGCCAAGGTCCGCGAGTTCCATCGTACGGGAAACCGGCGAGCGACGTATGACGGAGTCAACCAATTCATGGTGATGCTGGAAGCCCGGGTTGGCGATATCGATGCTCATAGCGCAGAGGCGATCTGGGATTTCTGCTACCGCGTTACGCCGGATGAATTCCATGCCCGGGATCGCCATGTCCGAGCCAAAGGCAGCGACGAAGTGAAGCGATGGGAGGAAATGATCCGGGACATGGAGGAACGAGCCTCGATGTCCTTCTGATCCGGAGGGTTAATGCGGAATCCATGAAGCCGCCCTGCATCACTTCCGATGCGGGCGGCTTCCCCTCCCTACAGGAAACACAACGGTCCGCAACCTCTCCGATTCATGCGACGATGCCTCACACAATGGCTTTTCCTCGGGCTGCTGATCTCATCGTCGCTCTGGACCGTTCTGCTCCGGTACTCCACGGCGGCAGCCGAGACACAAGGGACAAACACCCCAGCGGGGCCGACAATCCCCTGGTTCCTGTCGCCTGGCCCAAACCACGCATTGACGCTGGAGAAACCGGTCCTCGCAGAGCCTTCATCGCCCTTCGACCTGAGACAAATCTGGATACGCGCCGATCTCCGCGTACGGCCGGAATGGCGCAACGGCGCCTGCTTCGGCGGAGGGCCGCCGGTCTCCGGGGTCTGCAACGGGCTCGATGAATCGGGAAGCGGCACGACGGCCCGTTCCGGCCCCGCTGCCAGTGACTTCTACATCCAGCAATGGATGCGAGTGGGACTGGGATACGATCCCACCCCGAACCTTACCTTCTTCGTTGAGTTGCAGGACAGCGCCACATGGGGCGGGAACGGCGACCCGCTGAAGGGAAATGACGCAGGGACACCCCCATGCGCAACACAACGCCCCGGACTCTGTCGGTTGGGTCTGAGAACCGGATATCTGCTGCTGCGCAACCTCGCTGGAATCGAGGGACTAAGCACCAAGCTCGGCCGACAGTATCTCGTGTTCGGCAATCAACGGTTGTTCGGCCATTTCGACTGGGCCAACACCGGCTACTCGCACGATGGGGTCCTGCTGAGTTATGCAGGGCAGCATGTCGACAGTAAGATTGGATGGTTCCGACATGCTGAAACCGACCTGGGACAAGGCGATCCTGGCGGAAGTCTTTCGCCGAACGTCCTGCCATGCGAGGCGAGCGGAGTCTCATGCGGTTCGGCGCCAGACAGACGTTCAGACGATGCCGGACGCGATGTGGACATGGTCCTCCTCTACAATCAAGTCCGTTCCCTGCCTGGGCTCGTACTAGAACCATACTACGTGTTCTATTCGAATCGCTTGCCCGAGCAGGCCAATCCCGGCTCATACCTTCCGAAATCATCCAATCAACTGCGGCACATGGTAGGACTGCGGACGGAATGGCGCCGCGGAAACTGGGACCTCACCCAGGAGGCAGCCTATCAATTCGGTCGCATGGCCGATGGATTGGGATTTGATGACCGGCGTAATCTGAACATCAACGCTTGGGCCTCCGGCACCTGGATAGGCTATACCTGGTACGACCTCGACTGGAAACCTCGTGTCGCATTCGGTTTCGATTATGCGTCGGGCGACGGCGACAGCAACTGCGTGACACCGTCCGGCGGACAGGCCCGCTCCTGCGGCGGCAATGCCAATACCTTCGAAAACTTTTTCCCCACGAACTTTCTCCATGTGGGATTCATGCTCAACGGCGCCTGGCGAAACACCCTCCAGGCGCAGATCAATATACAATTTCGGCCGAGCACCCGCGATCACATCGAGCTCTGGGCCCTCCGCAAGTGCTTGGCAAGCGCGCGGGACAATTGGTACCGTGGCAGTCAATCCCCGCTGATCTTCTCACGCGCCGACAACGTCGAAACCCATGTCGGCGATGAGATTGATTTTGCCTGGACCCGGATGTTTGCCGACGGCAAAGTCTCGTTCACGGCAATGGTCGGGCACTTTTTTCCCGGTCCCTACGTGTTTCATCAGTTGGGCCGTGGATCCGATCAAGATTGGGGCATCCTGCAACTCTGGACGAATTTTTAGACCGCCATGCAACGCGCCAACCTTAACCTCGAAACGCTCCTCGAAGTCACCAATATCCTCAACTCCCAGCGGGATTTGGAGAGTTTATGGCAAGTCATCGCCGACCAAATCCAAAATGTGATTCCTTGGGATCGAGCCGGGCTGACGCTTTACGATCAGGATCGTGACGCCTTCCGCTTTTATGCCGTCGTGACCCACATGGCTTCTCCCGCACTGACGCAGGATGCCGTGATCCCGCGGAACGGCAGCGCGGTCGGCTGGGTCTACAGCCATCGCCGTCTTCACATCAGACCGAATCTTCAACGGGAACAGGTGTTCTTCGAAGACCGCTACTACGTGCAAGAGGGACTCGAGCGAATGATCAATCTCCCCCTCCTGGTCCGTGAACATTGCCTCGGCACGCTCAACATCGGCAGCACCCAACCGGGGACGCTCGATGCCGACGACGTCAAGTTCCTGCAACAGGTGGCCACTCAAATCGCCTATGCCATCGACCACGTTCGGGCCTACCAACAAATCAAGCAACTGAGCGACGAGCTGCGACGAGAAAACGAGTACCTGGCAGAACAGGTCAAGTCGACGCGTAACCTCGATTTCGTCATCGGCGAATCCCCGGCGTTCCGCAAAGTGCTGGACCTCGCAAAAGCGGTGGCCCCGACCACCACCACAGTTCTACTGCTCGGTGACACCGGAACAGGCAAGGAAGTGCTGGCGGAAGCGATCCACAATATGAGCCCCCGGCACAAGAAGCCCTTCATTCGGGTGAATTGCGCCGCACTACCGTCAGGCTTGATTGAAAGCGAATTGTTCGGACATGAACGGGGGGCCTTCACCGGCGCTGACCAACGCAGACCGGGCAGATTCGAACTGGCGGACGGCGGAACGCTGTTCTTGGATGAGGTCGGAGAGATGCCGCTGGAGACCCAGGCCAAGTTACTACGGGTGCTCCAGGACGGCCAGGTAGACCGCGTGGGAAGCATAAAACCGCTCCCGGTCGACGTTCGCTTGGTCGCCGCTACCAACAATGACCTGCAGGCCGCCATCACAACGGGAAACTTCCGCCAGGATCTGTTCTATCGCCTGCACATATTCCCAATCGGCTTGCCCGCCCTGCGAGACCGGCGTGAAGACATTCCACGGTTAGCCTCATACTTTCTGACCAAAATCGGGGCCAAGCTGAAGCGTCCCCCTCTCCATTTTGACACCAAGTCTATGAGCAGACTGATGGAGTACGGCTGGCCGGGGAACGTCCGGGAACTCCAAAACGTGATCGAACGGGCTGTAATCCTCTCCCAAACCTCACAGATTAGCGTGGATGAGATCCTGCTCCCGGCCCACCGGCCCGCCCCGCCTCCTTGTCCAATGTTAGACCTGGAGAA is part of the Nitrospiraceae bacterium genome and encodes:
- a CDS encoding sigma 54-interacting transcriptional regulator — encoded protein: MQRANLNLETLLEVTNILNSQRDLESLWQVIADQIQNVIPWDRAGLTLYDQDRDAFRFYAVVTHMASPALTQDAVIPRNGSAVGWVYSHRRLHIRPNLQREQVFFEDRYYVQEGLERMINLPLLVREHCLGTLNIGSTQPGTLDADDVKFLQQVATQIAYAIDHVRAYQQIKQLSDELRRENEYLAEQVKSTRNLDFVIGESPAFRKVLDLAKAVAPTTTTVLLLGDTGTGKEVLAEAIHNMSPRHKKPFIRVNCAALPSGLIESELFGHERGAFTGADQRRPGRFELADGGTLFLDEVGEMPLETQAKLLRVLQDGQVDRVGSIKPLPVDVRLVAATNNDLQAAITTGNFRQDLFYRLHIFPIGLPALRDRREDIPRLASYFLTKIGAKLKRPPLHFDTKSMSRLMEYGWPGNVRELQNVIERAVILSQTSQISVDEILLPAHRPAPPPCPMLDLENLERDHIARVLEQTGWRIYGSQGAAQLLGLNPETLRSRLRKLGLRRPARQA
- a CDS encoding alginate export family protein, encoding MRRCLTQWLFLGLLISSSLWTVLLRYSTAAAETQGTNTPAGPTIPWFLSPGPNHALTLEKPVLAEPSSPFDLRQIWIRADLRVRPEWRNGACFGGGPPVSGVCNGLDESGSGTTARSGPAASDFYIQQWMRVGLGYDPTPNLTFFVELQDSATWGGNGDPLKGNDAGTPPCATQRPGLCRLGLRTGYLLLRNLAGIEGLSTKLGRQYLVFGNQRLFGHFDWANTGYSHDGVLLSYAGQHVDSKIGWFRHAETDLGQGDPGGSLSPNVLPCEASGVSCGSAPDRRSDDAGRDVDMVLLYNQVRSLPGLVLEPYYVFYSNRLPEQANPGSYLPKSSNQLRHMVGLRTEWRRGNWDLTQEAAYQFGRMADGLGFDDRRNLNINAWASGTWIGYTWYDLDWKPRVAFGFDYASGDGDSNCVTPSGGQARSCGGNANTFENFFPTNFLHVGFMLNGAWRNTLQAQINIQFRPSTRDHIELWALRKCLASARDNWYRGSQSPLIFSRADNVETHVGDEIDFAWTRMFADGKVSFTAMVGHFFPGPYVFHQLGRGSDQDWGILQLWTNF